The following proteins come from a genomic window of Enterobacter chengduensis:
- the moeA gene encoding molybdopterin molybdotransferase MoeA has translation MDFTAGLMPLETALTQMLDRVSPLNDVETLPLVRCFGRIAARDIVSPLNVPGFDNSAMDGYAVRLADLQTGNALPVAGKAFAGQPFSGEWPAGTCVRIMTGAPVPAGCDAVVMQEETEQTDGGVRFTASVKAGQNIRRTGEDITLGATVFAAGQKLTVAELPVLASLGIADVDVIRKVRVAIFSTGDELQLPGQPLQDGQIYDTNRLAVHLMLEQLGCEVINLGIIPDDPEKLRAAFIEADKSADVVISSGGVSVGEADYTKTLLEELGEIAFWKLAIKPGKPFAFGKLPHGWFCGLPGNPVSAALTFYQLVIPLLAKLSGNRASPLPERLRVRAATRLKKSPGRLDFQRGILARSADGQLEVSTTGHQGSHIFSSFSQGNCFIVLERERGNVEAGEWVEVERFNHLFGG, from the coding sequence ATGGATTTTACCGCCGGACTGATGCCGCTTGAGACGGCACTCACGCAGATGCTTGACCGAGTTTCCCCGCTGAATGACGTTGAGACGCTGCCCCTCGTGCGCTGCTTTGGCCGCATTGCCGCACGCGATATCGTCTCTCCGCTTAACGTGCCGGGGTTTGATAATTCCGCGATGGACGGTTACGCGGTGCGCCTGGCGGATCTCCAGACGGGCAATGCCCTGCCGGTGGCCGGTAAAGCCTTTGCCGGCCAGCCGTTTAGCGGTGAATGGCCTGCGGGCACCTGCGTGCGCATCATGACCGGTGCGCCGGTTCCGGCGGGCTGCGATGCTGTGGTGATGCAGGAAGAGACCGAGCAAACCGACGGCGGCGTGCGTTTTACCGCGAGCGTCAAAGCGGGCCAGAACATCCGCCGCACGGGCGAAGACATCACCCTTGGCGCGACGGTCTTTGCCGCCGGGCAGAAGCTGACGGTGGCGGAACTGCCGGTGCTGGCCTCGCTCGGCATCGCGGACGTCGACGTTATCCGAAAAGTGCGCGTCGCCATTTTCTCCACCGGCGACGAGCTGCAGCTTCCCGGCCAGCCGCTGCAGGACGGCCAGATTTACGACACCAACCGCCTGGCAGTCCATCTGATGCTGGAGCAGCTGGGCTGCGAGGTCATTAACCTCGGGATTATTCCAGACGATCCGGAAAAACTGCGCGCGGCGTTTATCGAGGCGGATAAATCCGCCGACGTGGTCATCAGCTCCGGCGGCGTCTCCGTGGGCGAAGCGGATTACACCAAAACCCTGCTTGAAGAGCTGGGCGAAATCGCCTTCTGGAAGCTGGCCATCAAGCCGGGCAAGCCGTTCGCCTTTGGCAAGCTCCCGCACGGCTGGTTCTGCGGCCTGCCGGGTAACCCCGTGTCGGCGGCGCTCACCTTCTACCAGCTGGTGATCCCGCTGCTGGCGAAGCTTTCCGGCAACCGCGCCAGCCCGCTGCCGGAACGCCTGCGCGTGCGTGCCGCCACGCGCCTGAAGAAATCGCCGGGCCGCCTCGATTTCCAGCGCGGCATTCTGGCACGTAGCGCGGACGGACAGCTCGAGGTGAGCACCACCGGGCACCAGGGCTCGCACATTTTCAGCTCCTTCAGCCAGGGCAACTGCTTTATCGTGCTGGAGCGCGAGCGCGGCAACGTGGAGGCGGGCGAATGGGTTGAGGTCGAGCGCTTTAACCACCTGTTCGGAGGCTGA
- a CDS encoding glycyl-radical enzyme activating protein — MIFNIQRYSTHDGPGIRTVVFLKGCSLGCRWCQNPESRSRSRDVLFDARLCLDGCDLCQQAAPGCIERALNSLVIHREKLNEETLNALNDCCPTQALTVCGEEKQVEEIMATVLRDKPFYDRSGGGITLSGGEPFMNPDLAHALFKASHEQGIHTAVETCLHVPWHYIEPSLPYVDLFLADLKHVDPEVFRQWTDGSAKRILDNLKRLAAAGKKITIRVPLIQGFNADEASIAAMTNFAADELGVDDIHFLPYHTLGMNKYTLLGQPYSAPDKPLDNPALLDFAQQYACQKGLTATLRG; from the coding sequence ATGATCTTCAATATTCAGCGTTACTCTACCCACGATGGCCCCGGTATTCGTACCGTGGTGTTCCTGAAAGGCTGCTCGCTGGGCTGTCGCTGGTGCCAGAACCCCGAAAGCCGCTCCCGCAGCCGGGACGTGCTGTTTGATGCGCGCCTGTGCCTTGACGGCTGCGACCTGTGCCAGCAGGCGGCGCCGGGCTGTATCGAACGCGCGCTGAATAGCCTGGTCATCCACCGCGAAAAGCTGAATGAAGAGACGCTCAATGCCCTCAACGACTGCTGCCCGACGCAGGCGCTCACCGTGTGCGGTGAAGAGAAGCAGGTGGAAGAGATTATGGCAACCGTGCTGCGCGACAAGCCCTTTTACGACCGCAGCGGCGGCGGCATCACGCTTTCCGGCGGCGAGCCGTTTATGAACCCGGATTTGGCCCACGCGCTGTTTAAAGCCAGCCATGAACAGGGGATCCACACCGCCGTTGAAACGTGTCTTCACGTGCCGTGGCACTATATCGAGCCTTCATTACCGTACGTTGACCTGTTCCTCGCCGACCTGAAGCACGTCGATCCTGAGGTGTTCAGGCAGTGGACGGACGGCTCGGCGAAACGGATCCTCGATAATCTCAAACGCCTGGCCGCTGCCGGGAAAAAGATCACCATCCGCGTGCCGCTGATCCAGGGCTTTAACGCTGACGAAGCGTCCATAGCCGCCATGACCAACTTCGCCGCTGACGAGCTCGGCGTCGACGATATTCATTTTCTGCCGTATCACACGCTGGGCATGAACAAATACACCCTGCTCGGCCAACCCTACTCTGCCCCTGACAAACCGCTGGATAACCCTGCCCTGCTGGACTTCGCGCAGCAGTACGCCTGCCAGAAAGGGTTAACCGCGACCTTACGAGGATAA
- the fsa gene encoding fructose-6-phosphate aldolase, translated as MELYLDTSDVAAVKKLARIFPLAGVTTNPSIVAAGKTPLDELLPALHDALGGKGRLFAQVMATTAEGMVEDARRLRAIINDLVVKVPVTAEGLAAIKMLKAEGIPTLGTAVYGAAQGMLSALAGAEYVAPYVNRVDAQGGDGIQTVVELQQLLTLHAPQSKVLAASFKTPRQALDCLLAGCESITLPLDVAQQFITSPAVDAAIVKFEQDWQGAFGRTSI; from the coding sequence ATGGAACTTTATCTCGACACATCTGACGTTGCGGCAGTCAAAAAGCTGGCGCGTATCTTCCCGCTGGCGGGCGTAACTACTAACCCAAGCATCGTGGCGGCAGGTAAAACGCCGCTGGACGAGCTGCTGCCCGCGCTGCACGACGCGCTGGGCGGTAAAGGCCGTCTGTTCGCCCAGGTGATGGCGACCACCGCCGAAGGGATGGTGGAAGACGCGCGCAGGCTGCGCGCCATCATTAACGATCTGGTGGTGAAAGTGCCGGTGACTGCTGAAGGGCTGGCGGCGATCAAGATGCTGAAGGCTGAAGGGATCCCGACGCTGGGTACGGCGGTGTACGGCGCCGCGCAGGGGATGCTCTCCGCGCTGGCAGGGGCGGAATATGTCGCACCTTACGTGAACCGCGTGGACGCGCAGGGCGGGGACGGGATCCAGACCGTGGTTGAACTGCAGCAGCTGCTGACGCTGCACGCTCCGCAGTCAAAAGTGCTGGCGGCGAGCTTTAAAACCCCGCGTCAGGCGCTGGACTGCCTGCTGGCAGGATGCGAGTCCATTACGCTGCCGCTGGACGTGGCGCAGCAGTTCATTACCTCTCCTGCGGTAGACGCAGCGATAGTGAAGTTTGAGCAGGACTGGCAGGGGGCGTTTGGACGGACGTCGATCTGA
- the moeB gene encoding molybdopterin-synthase adenylyltransferase MoeB, which translates to MTVELSDPEMMRYNRQIVLRGFDFEGQEALKAANVLVVGLGGLGCAAAQYLAAAGVGRMTLLDFDTVSVSNLQRQTLHGDATIGQPKVESARAALARINPHVQFTLIDAMLDDDALSAQIAQHDLVLDCTDNVAVRNQLNAGCFAHKTPLVSGAAIRMEGQISVFTYAEGEPCYRCLSRLFGENALTCVEAGVMAPLVGVIGSLQAMEAIKVLAHYGTPAAGKIVMYDAMTCQFREMKLMRNPGCEVCGG; encoded by the coding sequence ATGACGGTGGAGCTGAGCGACCCGGAGATGATGCGCTACAACCGCCAGATCGTGCTGCGCGGGTTTGATTTCGAGGGCCAGGAGGCGCTCAAGGCGGCCAATGTGCTGGTCGTCGGGCTCGGCGGTCTGGGCTGCGCCGCCGCGCAGTACCTTGCCGCGGCGGGCGTGGGCAGAATGACGCTGCTGGATTTTGATACCGTATCGGTGTCTAACCTGCAGCGCCAGACGCTGCACGGCGATGCGACCATTGGCCAGCCAAAAGTGGAATCCGCCAGGGCCGCGCTGGCGCGCATCAACCCCCACGTTCAGTTCACCCTGATTGACGCAATGCTGGATGACGACGCGCTGTCGGCGCAGATTGCGCAGCACGACCTGGTGCTGGACTGCACCGATAACGTCGCCGTCCGCAACCAGCTCAACGCGGGCTGTTTTGCCCACAAAACCCCGCTGGTTTCCGGCGCGGCAATCCGCATGGAGGGGCAAATCAGCGTCTTCACCTACGCGGAAGGAGAACCCTGCTACCGCTGCCTGAGCCGCCTGTTCGGCGAAAATGCGCTGACCTGCGTTGAGGCGGGCGTGATGGCGCCGCTCGTCGGCGTGATTGGCTCATTGCAGGCAATGGAAGCGATCAAAGTGCTGGCGCACTACGGCACGCCCGCAGCGGGGAAAATCGTGATGTACGACGCGATGACCTGCCAGTTCCGCGAGATGAAGCTGATGCGCAACCCGGGGTGTGAGGTGTGCGGAGGTTAA
- the iaaA gene encoding beta-aspartyl-peptidase, whose amino-acid sequence MVNAVIAIHGGAGAIARAQLGPEQEKRYIDALYAIVETGQKMLEAGESALDVVTEAVRLLEECPLFNAGIGSVFTRDETHELDACVMDGVTLKAGAVAGVSRLRNPVLAARLVMESSPHVLLTGTGAEAFAFEHGMEPVSPDLFSTEARYQQLLEARSAGMTQLDHAAPLDETTKMGTVGAVALDKAGNLAAATSTGGMTNKLPGRVGDSPLPGAGCYANNATAAVSCTGTGEVFIRALAAYDITALMDYGGLSLSEACERVVMEKLPALGGVGGLIAVDREGNVALPFNSEGMYRAWGYAGDEPSTGIYRE is encoded by the coding sequence ATGGTTAACGCGGTAATCGCAATTCATGGTGGCGCCGGGGCGATCGCCCGAGCCCAGCTCGGTCCCGAGCAGGAAAAGCGCTATATCGACGCGCTGTACGCCATTGTGGAAACGGGCCAAAAAATGCTGGAAGCGGGCGAGAGCGCGCTGGATGTGGTCACCGAGGCGGTGCGCCTGCTGGAGGAGTGCCCGTTATTTAACGCGGGGATCGGGTCGGTCTTTACCCGGGATGAAACCCACGAGCTGGATGCCTGCGTGATGGACGGCGTCACCCTGAAAGCGGGGGCCGTGGCGGGCGTGAGCCGTCTGCGCAATCCGGTGCTGGCGGCGCGTCTGGTGATGGAGTCGAGCCCGCACGTGCTGCTCACGGGCACCGGGGCGGAGGCGTTTGCGTTCGAACACGGGATGGAACCGGTATCGCCGGATCTGTTTTCCACCGAGGCGCGCTATCAGCAGCTGCTGGAAGCCCGCTCCGCGGGCATGACGCAGCTTGACCATGCTGCGCCGCTGGATGAAACCACCAAAATGGGCACGGTGGGTGCGGTGGCGCTCGATAAGGCCGGCAACCTCGCGGCGGCGACCTCCACGGGCGGCATGACCAACAAGCTGCCCGGACGCGTCGGCGACAGCCCGCTGCCGGGCGCGGGCTGCTACGCCAATAACGCCACGGCGGCGGTGTCGTGTACCGGCACCGGAGAAGTGTTTATTCGCGCGCTTGCGGCGTACGACATCACCGCGCTGATGGATTACGGCGGATTAAGCCTGAGCGAGGCCTGCGAGCGCGTGGTGATGGAGAAACTGCCCGCGCTGGGCGGCGTCGGCGGGCTCATTGCGGTGGATCGTGAGGGCAACGTGGCCCTGCCGTTCAACAGCGAAGGCATGTATCGCGCCTGGGGTTATGCCGGTGACGAGCCGAGCACGGGCATTTATCGTGAATAA